Proteins from a genomic interval of Sugiyamaella lignohabitans strain CBS 10342 chromosome C, complete sequence:
- the STP2 gene encoding Stp2p (Transcription factor; activated by proteolytic processing in response to signals from the SPS sensor system for external amino acids; activates transcription of amino acid permease genes; STP2 has a paralog, STP1, that arose from the whole genome duplication; GO_component: GO:0005737 - cytoplasm [Evidence IDA] [PMID 21127045]; GO_component: GO:0016020 - membrane [Evidence IEA]; GO_component: GO:0005634 - nucleus [Evidence IEA,IEA]; GO_component: GO:0005634 - nucleus [Evidence IPI] [PMID 10648791]; GO_component: GO:0005634 - nucleus [Evidence IDA] [PMID 21127045]; GO_component: GO:0005886 - plasma membrane [Evidence IEA,IEA]; GO_function: GO:0003677 - DNA binding [Evidence IEA]; GO_function: GO:0000978 - RNA polymerase II core promoter proximal region sequence-specific DNA binding [Evidence IDA] [PMID 11212916]; GO_function: GO:0001077 - RNA polymerase II core promoter proximal region sequence-specific DNA binding transcription factor activity involved in positive regulation of transcription [Evidence IDA,IMP] [PMID 10648791]; GO_function: GO:0001077 - RNA polymerase II core promoter proximal region sequence-specific DNA binding transcription factor activity involved in positive regulation of transcription [Evidence IDA,IMP] [PMID 19906648]; GO_function: GO:0046872 - metal ion binding [Evidence IEA,IEA]; GO_function: GO:0003676 - nucleic acid binding [Evidence IEA]; GO_function: GO:0043565 - sequence-specific DNA binding [Evidence IDA] [PMID 19158363]; GO_process: GO:0045944 - positive regulation of transcription from RNA polymerase II promoter [Evidence IGI,IMP,ISS] [PMID 10648791]), with the protein MSETVASGPKSFWRTLVDTLASLSSGVLESIWKILSPVTKGGQLFMLKPLDLLLPAKDTKAIESGSESSKPTNSTTISSSKSSSSVPSDKTSVSKDVSTATTTATSSNPKSTSLFPSGEIKSLNSTKSKVGFPVACATSDASAFDVIQLRNQNGTVVGWDFSSATFGPHDNNSLNQPTNIESHFDQAQNAFFHNASTSLPNQSILAGLDNLGFMNDSSNIHHQEQHQHNQNQNQMAGPKQPNSKLVMRRNHRASVGNSSIVGSFPYSRQYKNSLGDIQFDVQGMSQNNVPQPQMDMNIPVQNSASVFSPSEFSDFEVQYNQQQPPFSGHRSDSINSAESSVPDFHDHSSNNHISQSLPADNHFYNYSDGADLSPPELEMLRSPVGFYNNTPDFNAGSTPTIRGANDIADNNNNNNNYSSNVSSHHSSDSPDIFPINNNNGLFPVDPINSHNIMVNGVYPLVHSRANSENGSPEHVTNLNLEKPLDDLSWPGLAGLPAAYTGTTSSPTNSIGLTNEDLATPHHMVKQDEFHSHNTNNSHEMLPIITPDPLESWGYLNSAQNGSTNAILSPESSVTSASSIDLLVADESSPLSIVSMASSGAIDGIPVTASPSNSELPNQFACPECDASFRIKGYLTRHMKKHADQKAYTCPFFDCTAETPCHPSGGFSRRDTYKTHLKARHFIYPTGTRSENRSKVIGTCGGCGDKFDSNERWVEDHIQMDACAGLKKA; encoded by the coding sequence ATGTCCGAAACTGTGGCAAGTGGACCAAAATCTTTTTGGAGAACCTTGGTTGACACCTTGGCTTCGCTGTCAAGTGGTGTGTTAGAGTCTATTTGGAAGATACTATCTCCGGTTACAAAGGGTGGTCAGCTGTTTATGCTGAAACCATTAGATTTGTTACTTCCTGCTAAGGATACAAAGGCTATTGAATCTGGTTCTGAATCTAGCAAACCAACGAATTCAACAACGATATCGAGTTCTaaatcgtcatcttcagtgCCATCTGATAAAACGTCTGTTTCAAAAGATGTctctactgctactacaaCCGCTACCAGTAGTAACCCAAAGTCAACCTCACTGTTCCCCTCAGGAGAAATTAAAAGCTTAAATTCAACAAAGTCTAAAGTCGGCTTCCCAGTAGCATGTGCTACATCCGatgcttctgcttttgaTGTTATTCAACTGCGAAACCAAAATGGTACCGTAGTTGGATGGGACTTTTCCAGTGCTACGTTTGGTCCTCATGACAACAACTCATTAAACCAACCTACTAATATTGAGAGCCATTTTGACCAAGCTCAGAACGCCTTTTTCCATAACGCATCCACCTCGCTTCCAAACCAGAGTATTCTAGCTGGTTTGGATAACCTCGGTTTTATGAATGACTCGAGTAACATCCATCACCAAGAACAACACCAACAcaaccaaaaccaaaatcaaatggCCGGTCCAAAGCAACCAAATAGCAAGTTGGTTATGAGGAGGAACCACCGTGCATCGGTTGGTAACAGCTCGATTGTCGGTTCTTTCCCATATTCGAGACAGTATAAGAACAGCTTGGGTGATATCCAGTTTGATGTTCAAGGCATGAGTCAAAACAATGTTCCTCAGCCTCAAATGGATATGAACATTCCCGTGCAAAACAGTGCTTCTGTGTTCAGTCCTTCGGAGTTTTCGGACTTTGAAGTGCAATataatcaacaacagccaccGTTTTCAGGCCACCGATCTGACTCGATCAACTCAGCCGAGTCTTCTGTTCCTGATTTCCACGACCACAGTAGTAACAACCATATTTCTCAGTCTCTTCCTGCTGATAACCATTTCTACAATTACTCAGATGGTGCTGATTTGTCACCTCCTGAATTAGAAATGCTTAGGTCTCCTGTTGGTTTCTATAACAATACTCCTGACTTTAACGCTGGTTCTACCCCTACTATTCGTGGAGCTAATGACATTGccgacaacaacaacaacaacaacaactacTCGTCGAATGTTAGCAGTCATCACTCGTCAGATTCTCCTGATATCTTCCCcatcaacaataacaatggtTTGTTCCCTGTGGACCCAATTAACTCGCACAATATTATGGTCAATGGCGTTTACCCATTAGTACACTCAAGAGCTAATAGTGAAAACGGTTCTCCTGAACATGTCACCAACTTGAACCTCGAAAAGCCTTTGGATGATCTCAGTTGGCCTGGTTTGGCTGGTCTTCCTGCTGCTTACACTGGAACCACCAGTTCGCCCACCAATTCTATTGGTCTCACTAATGAAGACTTGGCTACACCTCACCACATGGTCAAACAAGACGAGTTCCATTCTCACAATACAAACAACAGCCATGAGATGCTGCCAATCATCACACCTGATCCTCTTGAGTCTTGGGGCTATCTTAACTCTGCTCAAAATGGTTCGACAAATGCGATTTTGTCTCCTGAATCGTCAGTTACTTCTGCCTCGTCTATTGACCTGTTAGTAGCTGATGAGTCTAGCCCTCTGTCGATTGTGTCTATGGCTAGTTCTGGTGCCATTGATGGTATTCCAGTAACTGCTTCTCCATCCAACAGCGAATTGCCTAATCAATTTGCCTGCCCTGAATGTGATGCCTCGTTCCGTATAAAGGGGTACTTGACTCGTCACATGAAGAAGCATGCCGACCAAAAGGCCTATACATGCCCATTTTTCGACTGCACTGCTGAGACTCCTTGTCATCCATCTGGTGGTTTCTCCCGTCGTGACACTTACAAGACTCACCTGAAAGCTAGACATTTCATCTATCCCACTGGCACTCGCAGTGAGAATAGATCAAAAGTCATTGGTACTTGTGGTGGATGTGGCGATAAATTTGACAGCAATGAACGTTGGGTTGAAGATCATATTCAAATGGATGCATGTGCTGGTCTCAAGAAAGCTTAG